A window of Candidatus Poribacteria bacterium genomic DNA:
TACAGACTGTGTATCCCCGTGCGTTGAGATGAATTTGGAGAATTTTGACATTTCTCGGTTCATCATCAACAACAAGTATTTTCGCGGTTTCTTGCAGTTCAGGCGTTGCTTCCTCGTTCATGTGTCCGTCCTTTGATGTGAGTTTCTACGCGTTCCACCAGGACCTTGATGTCAATAGGCTTGCTAAGATAATCGTCGCAGCCTGCCTTGAGAATACGTTCTCTGTCCCCGGACATCGCTGCAGCTGTTAGCGCGATAATCGGTATATGTACCCACGCCACATTTGCTTTAATCTGTCTCGTTAAATCTTCACCGCTTTGTCCGGGTAAAGCAATATCCATGAGAATGAGTTGCGGGACTGCTTCTTCTAAACTGGCGATTGCTTCCACAGCGTCAGTCGCTTCCACGACTGTATACCCTTTTGATTGTAGGACAATCCGAACAACTTTACGGTTCAACTCCTGGTCTTCAATTACCAAGATCCGCTTTGGTGTTTCTGCCTGTTCTTCGACTGGAGGTGGGTTTTCAGTTTTCACGGGTCGCCCTTTGTTCAAGCAAGGAGTTCCGAAGCGGGATGGAAAGATGTTGTCAAACCTCTATGCCCCAGTTTCTCTACGCTGCCTTATCAGATCCGTTACCGACTTTATCTTTTAAGTGTTGTAAGGGAATCTTCAGAGCAAAATTGCTCCCTTTCCCTTCTTCGCTTTTTACGGTAATTTCGCCGCCATGCAACTGGATAAGTCTATGTGTCAACGCTAAACCAAGCCCCGTTCCACCATACCGCCGAGATTTTGACGTATCAATCTGTGTAAATGGAGCGAAGAGTTTCGCCTGGTCTTCCTCAGCGATCCCTATACCCGTATCAATAACTTGGGCAGACAGTTCCGTATCGGTAATTTCTAACTCCGTTGCAACTTTGCCACCCTCCGGCGTGAATTTCACTGCATTGGAGAGTAAGTTGTAGAAGACTTGCTTGAATTTAACCCGGTCGGCTTCGATCATGCTGTTCCGATTATAGTTCAAGGTGAGGTCCAAATCCTTCTTTACAGCGAGCGCAGTGATAATAGCGTTCACTTCCTCGACCGCTTCAACAATAGAGAATGTTTCCAACTGTAGTGCCATTTTCCCAGCCTCAATCTTTGACAGGTCGAGGATGTCGTTAATCATCTCCAGCAGATGTTCACCACTAATATGGATGTCATTGACGCATTCTTTCTGTTCATCGTTGATACTCCCGACGAGTTCATCCCGCAGAATCTCAGCAAACCCAATGATTGCATTTAACGGTGTGCGCAGTTCATGACTC
This region includes:
- a CDS encoding response regulator, producing MKTENPPPVEEQAETPKRILVIEDQELNRKVVRIVLQSKGYTVVEATDAVEAIASLEEAVPQLILMDIALPGQSGEDLTRQIKANVAWVHIPIIALTAAAMSGDRERILKAGCDDYLSKPIDIKVLVERVETHIKGRTHERGSNA